The Firmicutes bacterium HGW-Firmicutes-1 genome includes a window with the following:
- a CDS encoding phosphoesterase: MNKKLVTIIVFVTIMIGFLYQQNNAIDISRLEISSEDIPDAFNGYKILQISDLHSKEFGENQKRLVKKILDEDPDVILVTGDAIDSKNYDEDVCIQLFSQVIDLVPIYFVTGNHEAWSNTFDEFEKRLIDVGVIVLRNESKLINIEDSSILIVGVDDPDIQQGSNMKTLLDDMDALFAENYTLLLSHRPELIDIYSESDIDLVFSGHAHGGQVRLPMIGGLIAPDQGWFPKFTSGIYHKNNTTMIVSRGLGNSIIPQRIFNKPELILVTLTK; this comes from the coding sequence ATGAATAAAAAGTTAGTAACTATAATTGTATTTGTTACAATCATGATCGGTTTTTTATATCAACAGAATAATGCCATTGATATTAGTAGATTGGAAATCTCGTCAGAGGATATTCCAGATGCATTTAATGGATATAAAATACTTCAAATATCGGATTTACACAGTAAGGAATTTGGGGAAAATCAGAAGAGGCTTGTAAAAAAAATTCTAGATGAGGATCCCGATGTAATCTTAGTTACAGGGGATGCGATTGATTCTAAAAATTACGATGAAGATGTATGTATTCAATTATTTTCACAGGTAATAGACCTTGTACCTATTTACTTTGTCACAGGAAACCATGAAGCTTGGTCAAATACCTTTGACGAATTTGAAAAACGATTGATTGATGTTGGGGTAATCGTATTAAGAAATGAGAGTAAATTAATTAATATCGAAGATAGTAGTATTTTAATAGTAGGTGTTGATGATCCAGACATCCAACAGGGTAGCAACATGAAAACGCTACTTGATGATATGGATGCATTATTTGCTGAAAACTACACGCTTTTACTATCTCATAGACCAGAATTAATTGATATCTATTCTGAAAGTGATATAGATTTGGTGTTTAGTGGTCATGCACATGGAGGACAAGTAAGATTACCTATGATAGGGGGGTTAATTGCACCGGATCAAGGTTGGTTTCCTAAATTTACAAGCGGAATTTATCATAAAAACAATACTACAATGATTGTAAGTAGAGGTTTGGGAAACAGTATTATTCCTCAAAGGATATTTAACAAACCAGAATTAATTCTAGTTACGTTAACGAAATAG